A single Lactuca sativa cultivar Salinas chromosome 8, Lsat_Salinas_v11, whole genome shotgun sequence DNA region contains:
- the LOC111897055 gene encoding uncharacterized protein LOC111897055 — MSSSKRPSKEKTPVRNTNTPIPSFDQPIFSPPYYHYGGMFPSFPQRPGQPHPQTPPLPQPDPDFNPFDFLSQPEFVQQTQTQPETVVSDSEPEFVTETQPTRAATKRKEKAEARCWEPLEALVLAQSWIDISKDATVGKDQKHERFWIRVLHRFHKGMSRGEYRSKHQVYSKWGKMNKEVMLFNDLWNNMKRQWKSGESDEVILKKALKVYQKENLKAFIFLEVWNFLKDNRKWLSSKTSDQHIDSESKRSRTSESDHTTSDARVQFDLNEDEHVPVSPPSRPLGRDKSKSKGKGKASDSDDLKEMGTDMKDIKERMDKILKNCF, encoded by the coding sequence atgtCTTCTTCCAAAAGACCTAGCAAAGAAAAAACACCAGTCAGAAACACCAACACCCCAATACCTTCATTTGATCAACCGATTTTCTCACCTCCGTATTACCACTATGGCGGTATGTTTCCTTCTTTTCCACAACGACCAGGGCAACCACATCCACAaacaccaccactaccacaaccCGACCCGGATTttaatccatttgattttttGTCCCAACCCGAGTTTGTtcaacaaacacaaacacaaccaGAAACGGTTGTTTCTGATTCTGAACCGGAATTCGTTACAGAAACTCAGCCCACTCGAGCAGCGactaaaagaaaagagaaggcgGAGGCTAGATGTTGGGAACCTTTGGAAGCGTTAGTGTTGGCACAATCTTGGATCGATATTTCAAAAGATGCGACGGTTGGAAAAGACCAAAAGCATGAACGTTTTTGGATTCGCGTTTTACACAGGTTCCATAAAGGAATGAGCCGTGGAGAATACCGTTCAAAACATCAAGTGTACTCCAAATGGGGGAAGATGAACAAGGAAGTCATGTTGTTTAATGACTTGTGGAACAACATGAAACGTCAATGGAAAAGTGGAGAAAGTGATGAAGTCATTTTGAAGAAAGCGTTGAAAGTGTATCAAAAAGAAAATCTGAAGGCTTTCATATTTCTTGAAGTTTGGAATTTTTTGAAAGATAACAGGAAATGGCTGAGTAGCAAAACATCTGACCAACATATCGACAGTGAGTCAAAACGCAGTAGAACATCTGAGTCTGACCACACTACATCAGATGctcgtgttcaatttgatctgaaCGAAGATGAACATGTTCCCGTTTCACCACCTTCCCGACCATTGGGAAGAGACAAATCAAAAAGCAAAGGCAAAGGCAAAGCGTCGGATTCAGATGATTTGAAAGAAATGGGAACCGACATGAAGGATATAAAAGAGAGAATGGACAAGATTTTGAAAAATTGCTTCTGA